Proteins co-encoded in one Sulfuricaulis limicola genomic window:
- a CDS encoding helix-turn-helix domain-containing protein, giving the protein MINLKSPSNSDPVRSTLNAILAAADIRKLKDKELAQLAGLRPETLSRMKTRGTADFTLIDRLARAVGLKLAVVPDDDQLERIQQGRFFT; this is encoded by the coding sequence ATGATCAATTTAAAATCCCCAAGCAATTCTGACCCCGTACGGTCAACCCTGAACGCCATCCTTGCTGCCGCCGATATCCGGAAACTCAAGGACAAGGAGCTGGCACAACTCGCGGGGCTGCGGCCTGAAACCCTGAGCCGCATGAAAACCCGCGGTACCGCCGACTTCACGCTCATTGACCGTCTGGCGCGGGCCGTGGGCCTGAAGCTGGCCGTGGTGCCGGATGACGACCAGCTCGAGCGCATCCAGCAGGGCCGCTTCTTCACATGA
- a CDS encoding TatD family hydrolase: MTPLVDSHCHLNFEPLNAGLEDVLQRARDNGVGHMLCVSVTLETFPEIRALAHGHANLFASVGVHPNEREGREPSVEDLTSLADDARVVAIGETGLDYYRSQGDMGWQQERFRRHIRAAKKSGKPLIIHTREAAADTLRIMREERAEEIGGVMHCFTESRDVAHVALDLGFYISFSGIVTFRNAEALREVAKQVPQDRLLIETDAPYLAPVPFRGKTNEPAFVKHVAECLATLRATSFEDIAEHTTRNFFALFRQAKPPA, translated from the coding sequence GTGACGCCGCTCGTCGACTCTCACTGCCATCTCAATTTCGAACCTCTAAACGCCGGCCTGGAAGATGTGCTCCAGCGCGCCCGGGACAACGGGGTCGGACACATGCTGTGCGTGTCAGTCACGCTGGAAACCTTTCCCGAGATACGCGCGCTGGCGCACGGTCATGCGAACCTGTTCGCCTCGGTGGGTGTGCATCCCAACGAACGGGAAGGGCGTGAACCTTCCGTGGAGGACCTGACCAGTCTTGCGGATGACGCGCGCGTGGTCGCCATTGGCGAGACCGGCCTCGACTATTACCGCAGCCAGGGCGATATGGGCTGGCAGCAGGAACGTTTCCGCCGGCACATCCGCGCAGCGAAAAAATCCGGCAAGCCCCTGATCATCCATACCCGCGAGGCCGCCGCGGATACGTTGCGCATCATGCGCGAGGAGAGGGCGGAGGAGATCGGCGGCGTGATGCACTGCTTCACCGAGAGCCGGGACGTCGCGCATGTGGCGCTGGATCTCGGTTTTTACATTTCCTTTTCCGGCATCGTGACCTTCCGCAATGCCGAGGCCTTGCGCGAGGTGGCGAAACAGGTTCCGCAGGACCGGTTATTGATCGAGACCGACGCGCCTTATCTGGCGCCAGTACCGTTTCGCGGAAAGACCAATGAGCCGGCGTTCGTGAAACACGTGGCGGAGTGCCTGGCCACGTTGCGCGCCACGAGTTTCGAAGACATCGCCGAACACACGACCCGCAACTTCTTCGCGCTTTTCAGGCAGGCGAAACCGCCCGCGTGA
- a CDS encoding universal stress protein, with product MYKRILVPVDGSATSMNGLEKAMRLARASDAKLRVLHVVDGIAFSREHSMFTATAGKFRESGRKLIRQIMARVKKQEIQADSRMVENLTGRAADTIVKEAGKWKADVIVMGTHGRRGFNRLLLGSDAGLVARTAPVPVLLVQPSRKSQHRGKKKQ from the coding sequence ATGTACAAGCGAATTCTGGTGCCCGTCGACGGCAGCGCGACATCCATGAACGGCCTGGAGAAGGCCATGCGGCTGGCCAGGGCCAGCGACGCCAAACTGCGTGTGCTGCACGTAGTGGATGGCATCGCCTTTTCCCGCGAACACAGCATGTTCACGGCGACCGCCGGGAAATTCCGCGAGTCAGGCAGAAAACTGATCAGGCAAATCATGGCTCGGGTTAAAAAACAGGAGATACAGGCCGACTCGCGCATGGTGGAAAATCTCACGGGCCGCGCAGCGGACACGATCGTGAAAGAGGCCGGTAAATGGAAAGCCGACGTGATCGTAATGGGTACACACGGGCGTCGCGGTTTCAACCGACTGCTGCTCGGCAGCGACGCCGGGCTGGTGGCACGTACCGCTCCGGTCCCGGTTCTGCTGGTCCAGCCTTCCAGGAAAAGTCAGCACCGCGGGAAGAAAAAACAATAA
- a CDS encoding DUF5752 family protein, translating to MAGSSKVEPFVVKDCALAAIATGRRAQNLRELRDGLLAVHPESINYHFWGGLLQPRFDDPEYNNDFASWVRHALHDNKLGERLGVIDPADFHDIEALRQELIDVIETRLDEMEFHPWARRDQQFHFVRAQIVVFDTGKRILRPRDLRAVIPTLSIGSIYYHVIDARRREPQRVDDIRAWLQQFGDQYAVLCDRLAGIDPYFATLTELRRALDTVITECSLEGDAA from the coding sequence ATGGCCGGTAGTTCCAAGGTTGAGCCATTTGTCGTCAAGGATTGCGCGCTGGCCGCCATCGCCACTGGCAGGCGCGCGCAGAACCTGCGGGAATTGCGCGACGGCCTGCTCGCGGTTCACCCCGAGAGCATCAACTACCACTTCTGGGGCGGCCTGTTGCAGCCCCGGTTCGACGATCCGGAATACAACAATGACTTTGCCTCCTGGGTGCGCCACGCGCTGCACGACAACAAGCTCGGCGAGCGCCTCGGCGTCATCGATCCTGCCGACTTCCACGACATCGAGGCCTTGCGGCAGGAGCTGATCGACGTCATCGAAACGCGTCTCGATGAAATGGAATTTCATCCCTGGGCGCGTCGCGACCAGCAGTTTCATTTCGTGCGGGCACAGATCGTGGTGTTCGACACCGGCAAGCGCATCCTGCGCCCCCGGGATTTGCGCGCCGTGATTCCGACCCTGTCCATCGGCAGCATCTATTATCACGTGATTGACGCGCGCCGCCGCGAGCCGCAGCGGGTGGACGATATCCGTGCCTGGCTCCAGCAGTTTGGTGATCAATACGCCGTCCTGTGCGACCGTCTCGCGGGCATCGATCCCTATTTCGCCACGCTCACCGAATTGCGCCGCGCGCTGGATACGGTTATCACGGAATGTTCTCTCGAGGGAGACGCGGCATGA
- a CDS encoding PilZ domain-containing protein, translating into MNDKTTTPHTAGAAKAVKPLPVAARPGVLSLTIKDKNALYAAYMPFVKGGGIFVPSNRPYKLGEEVFMLLTLMDSKEKIPVAGHVVWVTPPGAQGSRTAGIGIQFSEKDSGIARNKIEGILAGALNSDRLTHTM; encoded by the coding sequence ATGAACGACAAAACCACCACACCGCATACCGCCGGCGCTGCCAAGGCGGTCAAACCCTTGCCGGTCGCCGCGCGGCCGGGCGTACTGTCCCTGACCATCAAGGACAAAAATGCCCTGTATGCCGCCTACATGCCGTTCGTGAAAGGCGGTGGCATCTTCGTCCCGAGCAACCGGCCGTACAAGCTGGGCGAAGAAGTGTTCATGCTGCTGACGCTGATGGACAGCAAGGAAAAGATTCCGGTCGCCGGACACGTGGTGTGGGTCACGCCGCCGGGCGCGCAGGGCAGTCGCACCGCCGGCATCGGCATCCAGTTCAGCGAGAAGGATTCGGGCATCGCGCGCAACAAGATCGAAGGCATCCTCGCCGGCGCGCTCAATTCCGACCGGCTCACGCACACGATGTAA
- the glgB gene encoding 1,4-alpha-glucan branching protein GlgB, with translation MAATPTKNTKPQETRHAPKGASLFTEHDIYLFKEGRHFRLYDKFGAHAQTVEGVAGVYFAVWAPNASRVAVVGDFNAWRPEAHPLLPRQDDSGIWEGFVPGVSRGARYKYHLVSRHGNYQVEKTDPFALHTEIPPRTASVVWELDYRWDDQAWMQERGRANALNAPMSVYEAHLGSWRRVPEEGNRPLSYREHASQLADYVRDMGFTHVELMPVTEHPFYGSWGYQTTGYFAPTARYGTPQDFMHLVDRLHRNGVGVILDWVPSHFPTDEHGLVYFDGTWLFEHADPKRGYHPEWSSSIFNYGRHEVRSILISSALFWLDKYHIDGLRVDAVASMLYLDYAREAGEWIPNEHGGKEDIEAVQFLRDLNEAVYRDHPDTQTIAEESTAWPMVSRPTWLGGLGFGMKWNMGWMHDTLNYFSRDPVYRKFHHDQLTFSIWYAFHENFVLPFSHDEVVHGKGSLLSRMPGDDWQKFANLRLLFGYMYGHPGKKLLFMGCEFGQWREWNHDQSLDWHLLEHAPHRGIQSWVRDLNQLYRREPALHARDFDRQGFEWADLHDWEHSIISFCRRGENPDDLMLVVCNFTPVPQVNYRVGVPRGGCWTEALNSDATVYGGSGLGNLGGVEAAPVPAHGRDYSLALTLPPLATLYLRAPRL, from the coding sequence ATGGCGGCAACGCCAACCAAAAATACCAAACCACAGGAAACCAGGCACGCACCAAAGGGTGCGAGCCTGTTCACCGAGCACGATATTTATCTGTTCAAGGAAGGCCGGCACTTCCGCCTGTACGACAAGTTTGGCGCGCATGCGCAGACAGTGGAAGGTGTCGCCGGGGTTTATTTCGCAGTGTGGGCGCCGAACGCGAGCCGGGTGGCGGTCGTCGGGGATTTCAACGCCTGGCGTCCCGAGGCACACCCGCTGTTGCCGCGTCAGGACGATTCCGGCATCTGGGAGGGATTCGTGCCCGGTGTCAGCCGCGGCGCCCGCTACAAATATCACCTTGTCTCGCGCCACGGCAATTATCAGGTCGAGAAGACCGACCCGTTCGCGCTGCATACCGAGATCCCGCCGCGCACGGCCTCGGTCGTGTGGGAGCTGGACTACCGCTGGGATGACCAGGCGTGGATGCAGGAGCGGGGACGGGCCAATGCGCTGAATGCCCCCATGTCCGTTTACGAGGCCCATCTCGGCTCGTGGCGGCGTGTCCCGGAGGAAGGCAATCGCCCGTTGAGTTATCGCGAACATGCATCACAACTGGCGGATTACGTGCGTGACATGGGCTTCACCCATGTCGAGCTGATGCCGGTCACGGAACACCCGTTCTACGGCTCCTGGGGCTACCAGACCACGGGTTACTTCGCGCCGACGGCGCGCTATGGCACGCCGCAGGATTTCATGCACCTGGTTGACCGGCTGCACCGGAACGGCGTGGGCGTGATCCTCGACTGGGTGCCGTCGCACTTTCCCACCGATGAGCACGGGCTGGTGTATTTTGACGGCACCTGGCTGTTCGAGCACGCCGATCCCAAGCGCGGCTATCACCCGGAGTGGAGCTCGAGCATTTTCAATTACGGCCGGCACGAAGTGCGATCGATCCTGATTTCGAGCGCGCTGTTCTGGCTCGACAAATACCATATCGACGGCCTGCGGGTCGATGCGGTCGCCTCGATGCTGTATCTCGATTATGCGCGCGAGGCGGGCGAGTGGATTCCCAACGAGCACGGCGGCAAGGAAGACATCGAGGCGGTCCAGTTTCTGCGCGATCTGAACGAGGCGGTGTACCGGGATCATCCGGACACGCAGACCATCGCCGAGGAATCCACCGCCTGGCCCATGGTGTCGCGCCCGACCTGGCTCGGCGGACTCGGCTTCGGCATGAAATGGAACATGGGCTGGATGCACGACACGCTCAATTACTTTTCGCGCGACCCGGTGTACCGCAAGTTTCACCACGATCAGCTTACGTTCAGTATCTGGTACGCATTCCACGAGAATTTCGTGCTGCCGTTTTCGCATGACGAAGTCGTGCACGGAAAAGGCTCGCTGCTCAGCCGGATGCCGGGCGACGACTGGCAGAAGTTTGCCAACCTGCGCCTGCTGTTCGGTTACATGTACGGCCATCCTGGAAAAAAACTCTTGTTCATGGGCTGCGAGTTCGGTCAATGGAGAGAATGGAATCACGATCAAAGCCTGGATTGGCACCTGCTGGAGCACGCACCGCACCGCGGCATTCAGTCCTGGGTGCGTGATCTCAATCAGCTCTATCGCCGCGAACCGGCGCTGCATGCGCGCGACTTCGACCGGCAAGGATTCGAGTGGGCCGACCTGCACGACTGGGAGCACAGCATCATCAGTTTCTGCCGCCGCGGCGAAAATCCGGACGATCTCATGCTGGTGGTGTGCAACTTTACCCCCGTACCGCAGGTCAACTACCGGGTGGGCGTGCCGCGCGGCGGCTGCTGGACCGAAGCGCTCAACAGTGACGCCACGGTTTATGGCGGCAGCGGTCTGGGCAACTTGGGCGGGGTAGAGGCGGCGCCGGTGCCGGCACATGGCCGCGATTATTCGCTGGCGCTGACCCTGCCGCCACTGGCAACTTTGTATTTGAGGGCGCCACGTCTTTAA
- a CDS encoding glycosyltransferase yields the protein MTQLLKSYADVVGQDVIRHLSQLAAPLKGLKVVHVNSTRTGGGVAEILEKLVPLMSELGLDVRWEVIKGDTGFYQCTKQFHNALQGNTSIISEALLKEYEATNQRNAGELGPVLRDADLVFIHDPQPAALLRHFPERRGKWIWRCHIDVSHPFRPVWRYLRQFIAPYDASIFSIADFVQMLPHPVYLIPPSIDPLSDKNMDLPAEEIREICARYHIDPERPMMLQVSRFDRFKDPLGVIEAYRLATSFIPSLQLVLAGGGATDDPEGDVVLAEVRAAAQDDPDVHILLLPPDAHRTINALQRAAAFVLQKSIKEGFGLTVSEAMWKGKPVIGGDTGGIRLQVINHHTGFLVSSPEGAALRIRYLLHHREKLAEMGQKAREFVRENFLLTRQLREYLTVMVALRHGAGDRLELG from the coding sequence ATGACCCAGTTGCTCAAGTCCTACGCCGATGTCGTGGGTCAGGACGTCATCCGGCACCTGTCCCAGCTGGCGGCCCCGCTGAAGGGCCTGAAGGTGGTCCACGTGAATTCGACCCGGACCGGAGGAGGGGTGGCGGAGATACTGGAAAAACTGGTGCCGCTGATGAGCGAACTGGGCCTGGACGTGCGCTGGGAGGTGATCAAGGGCGACACCGGTTTTTACCAGTGCACCAAGCAGTTTCACAACGCATTGCAGGGCAACACCAGCATTATTTCCGAGGCCCTGCTCAAGGAATACGAGGCGACCAACCAGCGCAACGCCGGGGAGCTCGGGCCGGTATTGCGCGACGCCGACCTGGTGTTCATCCACGATCCCCAGCCGGCCGCGCTGCTCAGACATTTTCCGGAGCGCCGCGGAAAATGGATCTGGCGCTGCCACATCGACGTGAGCCACCCGTTCCGGCCGGTGTGGCGCTACCTGCGCCAGTTCATCGCGCCTTACGACGCCAGCATCTTTTCCATCGCCGATTTCGTGCAGATGCTGCCGCATCCGGTCTACCTGATTCCGCCCAGCATCGATCCGCTGAGCGATAAAAACATGGATCTGCCGGCGGAGGAGATCCGGGAAATCTGCGCGCGCTACCACATCGATCCGGAACGGCCGATGATGCTGCAGGTTTCGCGCTTCGACCGCTTCAAGGATCCCCTGGGCGTGATCGAGGCCTATCGCCTGGCCACCAGCTTCATCCCGTCGCTGCAGCTGGTGCTGGCCGGCGGCGGCGCCACCGACGATCCCGAGGGCGACGTGGTGCTGGCGGAGGTGCGCGCGGCCGCCCAGGACGATCCCGACGTGCATATCCTGCTGTTGCCGCCCGACGCGCATCGCACCATCAACGCGCTGCAGCGCGCCGCCGCTTTCGTGCTGCAAAAATCCATCAAGGAAGGCTTCGGATTGACCGTGTCCGAGGCGATGTGGAAGGGCAAACCCGTGATCGGCGGCGACACCGGCGGCATTCGTCTCCAAGTGATCAATCACCACACGGGTTTTCTGGTGAGCTCGCCCGAGGGTGCGGCGCTGCGCATCCGTTATCTGCTGCATCACCGCGAGAAACTGGCCGAGATGGGGCAGAAGGCGCGTGAATTCGTGCGCGAGAATTTCCTGCTCACGCGCCAGTTGCGCGAGTACCTGACTGTCATGGTGGCATTGCGTCATGGCGCGGGCGATCGCCTGGAGCTGGGATAA
- a CDS encoding type II toxin-antitoxin system HipA family toxin yields the protein MTDRYAVVWARTAAESRKMGSLVATGREMRFSYTPEFLEQGQNIPGLSLMLPSRLWRERPFVHQSTEILPLLPRLMALIPGRNANNIQRRLYTSLLAKRSNPPAQGFETEWELLMLTGHNGIGHVDVFPDDRAALENYADTDAPKKRVGSRSEFWKFLKEGTSQDFNDEAIDIMRLIGPTPSVGGQIPKLLVAIPDQDAWDGSLAEPGTREIDGIPYVDVVMKVEDPQYHGLAALEALCLDLHRELGFEVPRHWRASIDGLSVLAVERFDRTPIGGPRAMESFFSVYATGQQQVRTMTDAEVEGVGLMLLKLAEIADIDPAVARLEVYRRFVMALLTGNGDLHLENLAFLDGPEKIQISPVFDPTPMRAWDRHDLISALPFYIDVQHGLGHSVSRVGESFGLTRAAAADILHELMAATRNYPERVLALTDVPEMNRKNLATRVKSLRARMAGEGGK from the coding sequence ATGACCGACCGTTACGCGGTGGTGTGGGCCCGCACCGCCGCTGAGTCTCGCAAGATGGGCAGTCTCGTGGCCACCGGCCGCGAGATGCGTTTTTCCTATACGCCGGAATTCCTGGAGCAGGGCCAGAACATCCCCGGACTTTCGCTGATGCTTCCATCACGGCTATGGCGTGAGCGGCCGTTCGTGCACCAGTCCACCGAGATCCTGCCGTTGTTACCACGGCTGATGGCCCTGATTCCGGGCCGCAATGCCAACAACATCCAGCGCCGGTTGTACACCAGCCTGCTCGCAAAACGCTCGAACCCTCCGGCACAAGGATTTGAAACGGAATGGGAATTATTGATGCTTACCGGGCACAATGGCATCGGCCATGTCGACGTGTTCCCGGATGATCGCGCGGCGCTGGAAAACTACGCTGACACCGATGCGCCCAAAAAACGGGTCGGCTCGCGTTCGGAATTCTGGAAATTTCTGAAGGAGGGCACCAGCCAGGATTTTAACGATGAAGCGATCGATATCATGCGCTTGATCGGCCCCACGCCCTCGGTGGGAGGCCAGATACCCAAGCTTCTGGTGGCCATCCCGGACCAGGACGCCTGGGACGGAAGCTTGGCTGAGCCCGGGACACGTGAAATTGACGGTATTCCCTACGTCGACGTGGTAATGAAGGTTGAAGATCCGCAGTACCATGGTCTGGCGGCACTGGAGGCTCTGTGCCTCGACCTGCATCGAGAGCTGGGTTTCGAGGTTCCGCGCCACTGGCGCGCCAGCATCGATGGGCTTTCGGTGCTGGCCGTGGAGCGCTTCGACCGTACACCCATCGGCGGGCCGCGGGCCATGGAGAGTTTTTTTTCGGTCTATGCCACCGGTCAGCAGCAGGTGCGCACCATGACCGATGCCGAGGTCGAAGGCGTGGGCCTGATGCTGCTGAAGCTGGCGGAAATCGCTGATATTGATCCTGCTGTGGCACGCCTCGAAGTCTACCGGCGCTTTGTCATGGCGCTGCTCACTGGCAATGGTGACCTGCATCTGGAAAACCTGGCATTCCTGGATGGTCCGGAAAAGATCCAGATCTCGCCGGTATTCGATCCCACGCCGATGCGCGCCTGGGACCGGCATGACCTGATCTCGGCGTTGCCGTTTTACATCGACGTCCAGCACGGGCTCGGCCACAGTGTCTCCCGGGTAGGTGAATCCTTCGGCCTGACGCGTGCCGCTGCCGCCGATATCCTGCACGAATTGATGGCAGCGACCCGGAATTATCCGGAGCGGGTGCTGGCGCTTACGGATGTGCCGGAGATGAACAGGAAAAATCTCGCAACCCGGGTTAAATCACTGCGGGCCAGAATGGCCGGAGAAGGGGGCAAATAA
- the tal gene encoding transaldolase, with translation MTAPNPLLVLKSLGQSVWLDYIERGMLVSGKLTHMIERDGLAGITSNPSIFEKAITGHEDYEADIARLARHARSAMEIYEPIVLADIGHAADLFLPVYEQTRGRDGFVSIEVSPHLASDTDKTVKEAVRLWEKLHRPNIMIKVPGTAQGLPAVRRLIAQGINVNVTLLFGLSRYREVLQAWLSGLEDRAQAGLSLDSVDSVASFFLSRIDVLVDQRLDALAESGDKPAASLRGTAAIACARLAYRIYGEMHSSERWQRLAARGAHTQRLLWASTSAKDPAYSPVKYVEPLIGPETVNTLPPETLDAYRRQGDPAARLEQDLPQADVTVARLAQLGIDLEAVARQLEEEGVKKFVAPFDKLLASLEQRRQQLAPA, from the coding sequence ATGACGGCACCCAATCCTTTGCTTGTCCTCAAGTCGCTGGGCCAGAGCGTCTGGCTTGATTACATCGAGCGCGGCATGCTTGTCAGCGGCAAACTGACCCATATGATCGAACGCGATGGACTGGCCGGCATCACCTCCAATCCGAGCATTTTTGAAAAGGCGATCACCGGCCACGAGGATTACGAGGCGGACATTGCCAGGCTCGCGCGCCATGCTCGCAGTGCCATGGAGATCTACGAGCCCATCGTACTGGCTGACATCGGCCATGCCGCCGATCTGTTTCTGCCGGTGTATGAACAAACCCGCGGGCGCGACGGTTTCGTGAGCATCGAAGTGTCACCGCATCTGGCCAGCGACACGGACAAAACGGTGAAGGAGGCGGTGCGACTGTGGGAGAAGCTGCATCGTCCCAATATCATGATCAAGGTTCCCGGGACCGCTCAGGGCCTGCCCGCCGTGCGCCGGCTTATCGCCCAGGGCATCAACGTCAACGTAACCCTGCTGTTCGGCCTCAGCCGCTATCGTGAGGTGTTGCAGGCCTGGCTTTCCGGCCTGGAAGATCGCGCCCAGGCTGGGTTGAGCCTGGATTCGGTAGACTCGGTGGCGAGTTTTTTCCTGAGCCGCATCGACGTGCTGGTAGACCAGCGTCTTGATGCACTGGCTGAATCCGGCGACAAACCTGCGGCTTCTCTGCGCGGGACAGCCGCCATTGCCTGCGCACGTCTGGCTTACCGAATATATGGCGAGATGCACAGTTCGGAGCGCTGGCAGCGGCTGGCCGCGCGTGGCGCGCATACCCAACGCCTGCTGTGGGCGTCGACCTCCGCCAAGGACCCGGCCTACAGCCCGGTGAAATATGTCGAGCCCCTGATTGGCCCGGAAACCGTCAACACCTTGCCGCCGGAGACGCTCGATGCCTATCGCCGGCAAGGAGACCCGGCCGCGCGACTGGAACAAGACCTGCCACAGGCTGACGTGACGGTGGCCAGGCTGGCGCAGCTGGGGATCGATCTGGAGGCTGTTGCCCGGCAACTGGAGGAAGAGGGAGTCAAAAAGTTTGTCGCACCTTTCGACAAACTGCTCGCTTCACTCGAACAACGGCGCCAGCAACTCGCACCTGCTTAA
- a CDS encoding DNA polymerase III subunit delta' has protein sequence MTADENTTLNFSTAPERYPWHNALWSTLARQFDQLPHALLLQGRPGLGKHAFAVQLAQALLCEQPRDGVACGHCHACRLFAAGAHPDISSVGLVDDAKSITVDQIRALGDFLSLRPHTATRKVVLISPAEAMNINAANSLLKLLEEPPLGSMLLLVTSHPARLPATIRSRCARLLFRLPAPAVGQAWLQVRHDARSDSALLLRLAGGAPLLAETLGREEFPATRARLLQDMMALSLGREHPVTCAARWKGLGTGRTLGWLHGFVSDQIKIRLGAPASTLLNPELAASGAAEKNKYKISELYGFIDAILEKYRQLNSPLDELLMLEDILIRWVRLSRLQ, from the coding sequence GTGACCGCTGACGAAAACACGACACTCAATTTCTCCACGGCACCGGAGCGTTACCCCTGGCACAATGCCCTCTGGTCGACGCTGGCGCGCCAGTTCGACCAGCTGCCGCATGCGTTGCTGCTGCAAGGACGTCCCGGCCTGGGAAAACATGCCTTTGCGGTGCAGCTGGCGCAGGCGCTGCTGTGCGAACAGCCCCGGGATGGCGTTGCCTGCGGGCACTGTCATGCCTGCCGTCTTTTCGCTGCCGGCGCCCACCCGGATATCTCCAGCGTCGGACTGGTGGATGACGCCAAGAGCATCACGGTCGACCAGATTCGCGCGCTCGGTGATTTTCTGTCATTGCGACCACATACGGCCACGCGCAAAGTCGTGTTGATATCCCCGGCGGAGGCCATGAACATCAATGCCGCCAACAGCCTGCTCAAGTTGCTGGAAGAGCCGCCGCTCGGCAGCATGCTGCTGCTGGTCACGAGCCATCCGGCACGCCTGCCGGCCACGATACGCAGCCGTTGCGCCCGGCTGCTGTTCCGGCTGCCGGCGCCTGCCGTGGGACAGGCCTGGCTGCAGGTCCGGCACGATGCCAGGAGCGATTCCGCGCTGTTGCTGAGACTGGCCGGCGGCGCGCCGCTGTTGGCCGAAACCCTGGGGCGGGAAGAATTTCCGGCCACGCGCGCCAGGCTGTTGCAGGACATGATGGCGCTGTCCCTGGGACGGGAACATCCGGTCACGTGCGCGGCGCGCTGGAAGGGTCTGGGAACCGGGCGCACGCTCGGCTGGCTCCACGGTTTTGTCTCGGACCAGATTAAAATCCGCCTCGGGGCGCCGGCATCGACACTGTTGAACCCCGAACTCGCGGCCTCTGGCGCCGCTGAAAAAAACAAATACAAAATTAGCGAGTTATATGGTTTTATTGATGCTATTCTTGAGAAATATCGGCAACTCAACAGCCCGCTCGACGAACTTTTGATGCTCGAGGACATTTTGATACGCTGGGTTCGTTTGAGCCGTCTACAATGA